One window from the genome of Natronomonas pharaonis DSM 2160 encodes:
- a CDS encoding winged helix-turn-helix transcriptional regulator produces the protein MSDTRARVKSHVESNPGVHFNAISRELDIATGQTQYHIRKLLRENRLTSMELCGRTHYFPLGYSEHEQAGFALLRRETTRELVVLLLDEGPMAPDDLATEADIARSTVEWHLSNLVDCELAEKQYEGRSVRVHVTEPELLRELLVEIDPTLPDRLVDRFSRLVDSLLEP, from the coding sequence ATGAGCGACACGAGAGCCAGGGTGAAATCCCACGTCGAGTCGAACCCCGGTGTCCACTTCAACGCCATCAGCCGGGAACTCGACATCGCGACGGGGCAGACCCAATACCATATCAGAAAGCTGCTTCGTGAAAACCGGCTGACGAGCATGGAGCTCTGTGGTCGGACCCACTACTTCCCGCTGGGCTACTCCGAGCACGAACAGGCCGGCTTCGCGTTGCTTCGCCGAGAAACCACCCGCGAGCTCGTCGTGTTGCTGCTCGATGAGGGGCCGATGGCTCCCGACGACCTCGCCACCGAGGCCGACATCGCTCGGAGCACCGTCGAATGGCATCTCTCGAATCTCGTCGACTGTGAACTCGCCGAAAAGCAGTACGAAGGTCGCTCGGTGCGCGTCCACGTGACCGAACCGGAGCTACTCCGGGAACTGTTGGTCGAAATCGACCCGACGCTTCCGGACCGCCTCGTCGACCGGTTCTCCCGGCTTGTCGACTCGCTCTTGGAACCGTAG
- a CDS encoding DUF7471 family protein yields MLTSQLSVADPWWGVEGSMLILGVILLAALGTAVLFLISLAAYLQRRTLQYGLITVAIGLLLLRSVVGAGTALGRVPMPVHHLVEHGLDFAIAGLLLFAIYISYSSTGSDPEQL; encoded by the coding sequence ATGCTTACGTCCCAACTGTCCGTTGCCGACCCGTGGTGGGGTGTCGAGGGGTCGATGCTGATTCTCGGCGTCATCCTGCTGGCGGCGCTCGGGACCGCAGTGTTGTTTCTCATCAGCCTCGCCGCCTACCTCCAGCGGCGGACGCTTCAGTACGGCCTCATCACAGTCGCCATCGGACTGTTGCTGTTGCGGTCCGTTGTCGGAGCCGGGACTGCGCTCGGCCGCGTGCCGATGCCGGTGCATCACCTCGTCGAGCACGGCCTCGATTTCGCTATCGCCGGACTGCTTCTGTTTGCCATCTATATAAGCTACTCCTCGACGGGCAGCGACCCGGAGCAGCTCTAG
- the purM gene encoding phosphoribosylformylglycinamidine cyclo-ligase: MTEDDSEAEGLTYAETGVDIEASEAATAALLGAVEDFEGDYAGLVDIGDRYLALATDGVGTKLLVAEALDDYSTIGIDCIAMNANDLIATGVTPVAFVDYLAVETPDDETAEQVGEGLSEGAERAEIALLGGETAVMPDVIRGLDLAGACVGLATEDELFDGEAAAGDYLVGLPSSGIHSNGLTLAREAVTQRHDYTDPFPYDDDRTIGEVLLEPTRIYREVLGPLHAAETHAAAHVTGGGWTNLSRMGEYRYVIEDPFEPQPVFEFVQEEGSVDDEEMHRTFNMGTGFVAALPADDAEAVVEELSDARIIGRVEDGDAVEIRGLEL, encoded by the coding sequence ATGACCGAAGACGACTCCGAGGCGGAGGGGCTCACGTACGCTGAGACGGGCGTCGACATCGAAGCCAGCGAGGCCGCGACCGCGGCACTGCTCGGCGCTGTCGAGGACTTCGAGGGCGACTACGCCGGGCTCGTGGACATCGGCGACCGGTACTTGGCGCTCGCGACCGACGGCGTCGGGACGAAACTGCTTGTCGCGGAGGCGCTCGATGACTACTCAACCATCGGCATCGACTGTATCGCGATGAACGCCAACGACCTCATCGCGACCGGAGTGACGCCCGTCGCGTTCGTCGACTACCTGGCTGTCGAAACACCCGACGACGAGACGGCAGAACAGGTTGGGGAGGGGCTCTCGGAGGGGGCCGAGCGGGCCGAAATCGCGCTCCTCGGTGGCGAAACGGCCGTCATGCCCGATGTAATCCGCGGGCTCGACCTCGCTGGAGCCTGTGTGGGACTGGCGACAGAAGACGAGCTGTTCGACGGTGAGGCTGCCGCCGGGGATTATCTTGTCGGGCTGCCCTCCTCCGGTATCCATTCCAACGGACTCACGCTCGCACGCGAGGCGGTAACGCAGCGACACGACTACACCGACCCGTTCCCGTACGACGACGACCGAACCATCGGGGAGGTGCTGCTGGAGCCGACACGCATCTACCGGGAGGTACTCGGACCGCTCCATGCGGCAGAGACACACGCCGCAGCCCACGTCACCGGCGGTGGCTGGACGAACCTCTCACGGATGGGCGAGTACCGGTACGTCATCGAAGACCCATTCGAGCCGCAGCCGGTCTTCGAGTTCGTCCAAGAGGAAGGCTCGGTCGACGACGAGGAGATGCACCGAACGTTCAACATGGGAACCGGGTTCGTCGCGGCGCTGCCGGCAGACGACGCCGAGGCGGTCGTCGAGGAGCTTTCGGACGCCCGAATCATCGGCCGGGTCGAGGACGGCGATGCCGTCGAGATACGGGGCCTCGAACTGTAG
- a CDS encoding MBL fold metallo-hydrolase, translating into MTDPALPFELGVLSLGNTAFEGNNSSYVLGTEPEATTTLIDTGVAEPTTEQQLRDGLDRQGLSVADIERVFLTHHHSDHAGLAGEIQAESGCTVYVHEADAPLVEQDSAAMAAQSERLRVTIDRWGMPDAKQTELLRFLDATDGIGGRPPTVTTFDGGERFDLGSVTLEAVHMPGHAAGLAGYAFEGRDGTELFSGDALLPYYTPNVGGADLRVDGALAAYLDTLAGIIEREYSRAWPGHRGPIIDPTGRAADIVAHHRERTERVVSVLRSGPATPWEVSAELFGSLSGIHVLHGPGEAFAHLDHLSEARVVTESDGTFELVVSDPELDPLFPDVAGTRTEEMS; encoded by the coding sequence ATGACCGACCCGGCGCTGCCGTTCGAACTGGGCGTTCTCTCGCTCGGTAACACCGCCTTCGAGGGCAACAACAGCAGCTACGTACTCGGCACCGAGCCGGAGGCGACGACAACGCTCATCGACACGGGCGTTGCCGAGCCGACAACGGAACAGCAGCTCCGGGACGGCCTCGACCGGCAGGGCCTCTCTGTCGCCGACATCGAGCGGGTGTTCCTCACCCATCACCACTCCGACCACGCGGGGCTGGCCGGCGAGATACAGGCCGAAAGCGGCTGTACGGTTTATGTCCACGAGGCCGACGCGCCACTTGTCGAGCAGGATTCGGCGGCGATGGCCGCCCAGTCGGAGCGGCTTCGGGTGACCATCGACCGCTGGGGGATGCCGGACGCAAAGCAGACCGAACTGTTGCGGTTTCTCGACGCAACGGACGGTATCGGCGGCCGGCCGCCGACAGTGACGACATTCGACGGCGGTGAGCGATTCGACCTCGGAAGCGTCACGCTGGAGGCTGTCCACATGCCCGGCCACGCTGCCGGACTCGCAGGCTATGCCTTTGAGGGGCGGGACGGGACGGAGCTTTTCAGCGGGGACGCACTCCTGCCGTACTACACGCCCAACGTCGGCGGCGCGGACCTGCGCGTCGACGGCGCGCTCGCGGCATATCTCGATACCCTCGCCGGTATCATCGAGCGCGAGTACAGCCGCGCGTGGCCCGGCCACCGCGGTCCGATAATCGACCCGACGGGACGTGCCGCCGACATCGTCGCCCACCACCGTGAGCGCACCGAGCGGGTGGTGTCGGTCCTTCGGTCGGGGCCGGCGACGCCGTGGGAGGTAAGCGCTGAGCTGTTCGGCTCGCTTTCAGGGATTCACGTGCTCCACGGCCCCGGCGAAGCCTTCGCCCATCTAGACCATCTCTCGGAGGCACGCGTCGTCACCGAGTCGGACGGAACGTTCGAGCTCGTTGTGTCGGACCCGGAACTCGACCCCCTGTTCCCGGACGTGGCGGGCACACGAACGGAGGAGATGTCATGA
- a CDS encoding ubiquitin-like small modifier protein 1 produces the protein MQLTVEFHGTLRDAADGSSVTRQFGDDQTLGAVLEALADDYESLGPLVFGSDGRIRSNVAVAVNGDPVTGEPRRDRQLSDGDRLMLAPGLAGGGGNR, from the coding sequence ATGCAACTGACCGTCGAGTTCCACGGGACGCTCCGGGATGCCGCCGACGGGTCGTCTGTCACCAGGCAGTTCGGCGACGACCAGACGCTCGGAGCGGTTCTTGAGGCGCTCGCCGACGACTACGAGTCGCTCGGTCCGCTGGTCTTCGGCAGCGACGGCCGCATCCGGTCGAACGTCGCGGTGGCCGTCAACGGCGACCCCGTCACCGGAGAGCCACGACGGGACCGGCAGCTTTCGGACGGTGACCGGCTCATGCTTGCGCCGGGGCTCGCCGGCGGCGGGGGGAACCGATGA
- a CDS encoding VOC family protein codes for MEHTPEHDVTAAPPESPVHTIGTDHMTVMGGDAASTIAFYRDLLGMPLVLEQPNLDAPELTHLFFDTGDGRILTFFVGEGRSPRPYRGAGNVHHLAFSIAPDSFEETKTALDDAGYGFNEFDRGAFHSLYTQDPSGLVVELVVEKYDFPPERRGEVLALAHEKRVEAGAGYVDDEHMQAALSELGLDSEPRFEGSAPTGAGVE; via the coding sequence ATGGAACACACCCCAGAGCACGACGTTACGGCTGCGCCGCCCGAAAGCCCGGTTCACACCATCGGCACGGACCACATGACGGTTATGGGCGGCGACGCGGCGAGCACAATCGCCTTCTATCGAGACCTGCTCGGAATGCCGCTGGTGCTCGAACAGCCGAACCTCGATGCGCCGGAGCTTACCCACCTGTTTTTCGACACGGGTGACGGCCGGATTCTCACGTTCTTCGTCGGCGAGGGCCGTTCACCACGGCCGTACCGCGGGGCCGGCAACGTCCACCACTTGGCGTTCAGTATCGCTCCCGACTCCTTCGAGGAAACGAAGACGGCGCTTGATGACGCCGGCTACGGATTCAACGAGTTCGACCGCGGAGCATTCCACTCGCTGTACACACAGGACCCGAGCGGCCTCGTCGTCGAGTTGGTCGTCGAGAAGTACGACTTCCCACCGGAGCGGCGGGGCGAGGTACTCGCCTTGGCCCACGAAAAGCGGGTCGAGGCCGGCGCTGGCTACGTCGACGACGAGCACATGCAGGCGGCGCTTTCGGAACTCGGACTCGATTCCGAGCCCCGGTTTGAAGGGTCGGCTCCGACCGGCGCGGGGGTCGAATAG
- a CDS encoding uracil-DNA glycosylase family protein produces MERVTDRVSNPFGMSAPDEPAVYGYGDANADFHVLGADAERHGGRETGVPFTGSLAGVRLQRVLHATGFAAAAYSDAPTLTNCYLSYLCLSPGPAAELERYADAELRALNAHILLPVGDDPLEYVLEAYTTQARKLPADAAKLHAEEIRGRGFLVVPVADPATWTDAEEAALVERLTALLNSDYRQTKGVATTVG; encoded by the coding sequence GTGGAGCGAGTTACCGACCGTGTCTCGAATCCCTTCGGGATGTCGGCCCCCGACGAGCCGGCTGTCTACGGTTACGGCGACGCAAACGCCGACTTCCACGTCCTCGGAGCCGATGCCGAAAGGCACGGCGGCCGGGAGACCGGCGTCCCGTTTACCGGCTCGCTGGCCGGCGTCCGGCTTCAGCGCGTCCTCCATGCGACTGGTTTCGCCGCCGCCGCCTACAGCGACGCACCGACACTGACCAACTGCTATCTCTCGTATCTCTGCCTTTCTCCCGGCCCGGCGGCGGAGCTTGAACGGTATGCTGACGCCGAGCTCCGGGCGCTGAACGCACATATTTTACTCCCTGTCGGCGACGACCCGCTGGAGTACGTCCTCGAAGCGTACACGACACAGGCCCGCAAGCTTCCGGCTGACGCCGCCAAGCTACACGCCGAGGAAATTCGCGGCCGAGGGTTTCTGGTCGTCCCCGTCGCCGACCCGGCAACGTGGACTGACGCCGAGGAAGCCGCGCTCGTCGAGCGGTTGACAGCGCTGCTGAACAGCGACTACAGGCAGACGAAAGGCGTCGCAACGACTGTTGGGTGA
- a CDS encoding halocyanin domain-containing protein — protein sequence MKDISRRRFVLGTGATVAAATLAGCNGNGNGNGNGNGNGNGEPDTPEGRADQFLTDNDALMYDGDITDETGQDEVVVATGAGNNGFAFDPAAVRVDAGTTVVFEWTGEGGAHNVVDEPGSDFEFESDRVDEEGHTFEVTFDEEGVALYVCTPHRAQGMYGAVIVE from the coding sequence ATGAAAGACATCAGTCGACGCCGCTTCGTACTCGGGACCGGTGCAACGGTCGCGGCGGCAACGCTCGCAGGCTGTAACGGCAACGGCAATGGCAACGGCAACGGTAACGGTAACGGCAACGGCGAACCCGACACGCCGGAAGGCCGTGCCGACCAGTTCCTGACCGACAACGACGCCCTCATGTATGATGGCGACATCACCGATGAGACGGGTCAGGACGAGGTCGTCGTCGCGACCGGTGCCGGTAACAACGGCTTCGCGTTCGACCCCGCCGCGGTTCGCGTCGATGCCGGCACGACCGTCGTCTTCGAGTGGACCGGCGAGGGTGGCGCACACAACGTCGTTGACGAACCCGGCAGCGACTTCGAGTTCGAGAGCGACCGCGTCGACGAGGAAGGCCACACGTTCGAGGTAACCTTCGACGAGGAAGGCGTTGCGCTCTACGTCTGTACGCCCCACCGTGCGCAGGGCATGTACGGCGCTGTCATCGTCGAGTAA
- a CDS encoding cryptochrome/photolyase family protein: protein MTVLVLGDCLTEFGPLASDARSTDERVLCIEARAFARRKPYHPHKLTLVFSAMRHFRDRLREAGYTVDYRRVETFAEGLDAHFAAHPEDHIVTVRRTAHGATDRLQRLVANRGGTVEFVADPRFHCSREEFDAWADGDPPYRHESFYRHMRRETGYLMDGDEPVGGEWNFDDENREFPGPEYVPPEPPQFEPDETTREVREWVDATFGEDGYDDAPYGGAWADPEPFSWPVTREGALQALEAFIEERLPTFGPYQDAMLGDEWAMNHALLSSSLNLGLLSPSEVIEAALAAFEEGSVSIASVEGFLRQVLGWREFVRHAYRRTPGMAAANQLGAAEPLPEFFWTGDTDMACVADAVDGVRTRGYAHHIERLMVLSNFATLYGVEPSRLNEWFHAAFVDAYHWVTTPNVVGMGTFGTDTLSTKPYVASANYIDRMSDHCSGCPYYKTKTTGDGACPFNALYWDFLGRNESQLRSNHRMGLVYSHYDDKSDGEREAIADRAETLRQRARNGTL from the coding sequence ATGACTGTTCTCGTCCTCGGCGACTGTTTGACCGAATTCGGTCCGCTTGCGTCGGATGCCCGGAGCACCGACGAGCGCGTGCTGTGTATCGAAGCCCGCGCCTTCGCCCGTCGCAAGCCGTACCACCCACACAAACTGACGCTCGTCTTCAGCGCGATGCGGCACTTTCGCGACCGGCTGCGGGAGGCGGGATACACCGTTGACTACCGGCGGGTCGAAACGTTCGCCGAGGGTCTCGACGCCCATTTTGCGGCACATCCGGAGGACCACATCGTCACGGTCCGGCGGACGGCCCACGGGGCGACCGACCGGCTACAGCGGCTCGTTGCGAACCGTGGTGGGACTGTCGAGTTCGTCGCTGACCCGCGGTTCCACTGCTCGCGGGAGGAGTTCGACGCGTGGGCCGACGGCGACCCGCCGTATCGACACGAGTCGTTTTACCGCCACATGCGCCGCGAAACCGGCTATCTGATGGACGGCGACGAGCCCGTCGGCGGCGAGTGGAACTTCGACGATGAAAACCGCGAGTTCCCTGGCCCGGAGTACGTACCCCCGGAACCGCCACAGTTCGAGCCCGACGAGACGACCCGCGAGGTCCGCGAGTGGGTCGACGCGACCTTCGGCGAAGACGGCTACGACGACGCGCCGTACGGCGGCGCATGGGCCGACCCGGAGCCGTTCAGTTGGCCAGTGACACGCGAGGGGGCGCTTCAAGCACTGGAGGCGTTCATCGAGGAGCGCCTCCCGACGTTCGGCCCGTACCAAGATGCCATGCTCGGCGATGAGTGGGCTATGAACCACGCGCTGCTGTCATCGAGTCTCAATCTCGGGTTACTGTCCCCGAGTGAGGTCATCGAGGCGGCGCTTGCGGCCTTCGAGGAGGGGTCGGTGTCGATAGCGAGCGTCGAGGGGTTCCTCCGACAGGTGCTCGGCTGGCGGGAGTTCGTGCGACACGCCTACCGACGGACGCCGGGAATGGCGGCGGCAAACCAACTCGGCGCGGCGGAGCCGCTCCCGGAGTTCTTCTGGACCGGCGACACCGACATGGCCTGTGTTGCCGACGCTGTTGATGGTGTCCGAACGCGCGGCTACGCCCACCACATCGAGCGGCTGATGGTGCTTTCGAACTTCGCGACGCTGTACGGCGTCGAGCCGTCGCGGCTCAACGAGTGGTTCCACGCCGCCTTCGTCGACGCCTACCACTGGGTAACGACGCCGAACGTCGTCGGGATGGGGACGTTCGGCACCGACACGCTCTCGACGAAGCCCTACGTCGCTTCGGCAAACTACATCGACCGGATGAGCGACCACTGCTCGGGCTGTCCCTACTACAAGACGAAGACGACCGGCGACGGCGCGTGTCCGTTCAACGCACTCTACTGGGACTTTCTGGGCCGCAACGAGTCACAGCTTCGGTCGAACCATCGGATGGGGCTGGTCTACTCCCATTACGACGACAAAAGCGACGGCGAGCGGGAAGCCATCGCCGACCGGGCTGAAACGTTGCGACAGCGGGCGCGAAACGGGACGCTGTGA
- a CDS encoding AMP phosphorylase has translation MELTVEPIDIGTERPVVLLNCADAETLGVHSLDRVEIDWDGTTEVGIVKVTDELVAAGRIGASHGFPEITDGTVVAVTPAGQPESVESIRRKLDGRELDSDELGAIVADIEADRLSDLELSAYVCASHANGLSLEETKQLTERMAEVGKQLSWEQPVVADKHSIGGVAGNRVTPVVVAIVAAAGLTIPKTSSRAVTSPAGTADTMEVFCPVEFSREEIRDIVTETGGCLVWGGAVDLSPVDDKVIRAQRPLSLDPPGQVIASVLSKKQSAGSSHIVVDIPYGAGAKVTSLSEARDLADDFRRVGDHLGLTIECALTRGSDPIGHGIGPVLEARDVLAVLEGEGPEPLRIKSLRLADIIFDMAREAGMPVDDRSAADILDSGAALSKFRDIVAVQGGDPDVSRDDLQPGDRTETVTADTDGLVVDVDNQAVSQLARRAGAPNDHGAGVVIHRRTGDKAVAGDVLYTIHAESSDRLEAAREYAAGDEIVRVGGRDEALVERR, from the coding sequence ATGGAACTGACCGTCGAGCCGATAGACATCGGTACAGAGCGGCCGGTCGTGTTGCTTAATTGCGCCGATGCGGAAACGCTCGGCGTCCACTCTCTGGACCGCGTCGAAATCGACTGGGACGGAACAACCGAGGTTGGTATCGTGAAGGTGACTGACGAACTGGTCGCGGCGGGACGAATCGGAGCGAGCCATGGGTTTCCGGAGATAACCGACGGGACCGTCGTCGCGGTTACCCCAGCCGGACAGCCCGAGTCGGTCGAGAGCATCCGCCGGAAGCTCGATGGCCGCGAGCTTGACAGCGACGAGCTCGGCGCTATCGTCGCAGATATCGAGGCCGACCGCCTCTCGGATTTGGAGCTGTCCGCGTACGTCTGTGCCAGCCACGCAAACGGGCTCTCGCTTGAGGAGACAAAGCAGCTCACAGAGCGGATGGCCGAGGTCGGCAAGCAGTTGTCGTGGGAGCAGCCGGTCGTCGCCGACAAACACTCCATCGGAGGCGTCGCCGGCAACCGGGTCACGCCTGTCGTCGTCGCTATCGTCGCCGCAGCCGGATTGACGATTCCGAAGACGTCCTCACGAGCGGTCACTTCGCCGGCCGGAACCGCCGATACGATGGAGGTCTTCTGTCCAGTGGAGTTCTCTCGGGAGGAAATCCGTGATATCGTTACCGAAACGGGGGGCTGTCTCGTGTGGGGCGGGGCTGTCGACCTCTCACCGGTCGATGACAAGGTTATCCGCGCCCAGCGGCCGCTGTCGCTGGACCCGCCGGGGCAGGTCATCGCGTCGGTACTCTCGAAAAAGCAGTCGGCCGGCTCCTCGCACATCGTCGTCGACATCCCGTACGGAGCCGGGGCGAAAGTCACGAGCCTCAGTGAGGCGCGCGACCTCGCCGACGATTTCCGACGTGTCGGCGACCACCTCGGGCTGACAATCGAATGTGCGCTCACCCGCGGCTCCGACCCCATCGGACACGGCATCGGCCCGGTGTTGGAGGCCCGCGACGTGCTCGCCGTTCTCGAAGGCGAAGGGCCGGAGCCACTGCGCATCAAGAGCCTCCGGCTGGCGGACATCATCTTCGATATGGCCCGCGAGGCGGGTATGCCGGTCGACGACCGGTCGGCCGCCGACATCCTCGATTCGGGGGCGGCACTGTCGAAGTTCCGCGATATCGTCGCTGTGCAGGGTGGAGACCCGGACGTATCAAGAGACGACCTCCAGCCGGGCGATAGAACAGAGACGGTCACAGCCGACACTGACGGCCTCGTAGTCGATGTCGACAATCAGGCCGTGAGTCAGCTTGCGCGGCGGGCCGGTGCGCCGAACGACCACGGGGCCGGCGTCGTCATCCACCGTCGAACTGGCGACAAAGCCGTTGCGGGAGACGTACTCTACACCATACACGCAGAAAGCAGCGACCGGCTTGAAGCCGCTCGTGAATACGCCGCAGGGGACGAAATCGTCCGCGTCGGCGGCCGCGACGAGGCACTCGTAGAGCGACGCTAA
- a CDS encoding Single-stranded DNA binding protein — protein sequence MSLDDAAEDLASSLGVDKAEVKEDLEKLVSYSVPMDEAKQSLRRKYGDEGSTGGGADDAPTTDIEEITTDDDRVTVTARVLTVGKRSIRYDGDDQTIFEGELADGTGRISYTAWTDFSLTPGDTVTVGNAGVREWDGNPELNLGQSTTVTLEEEPLSVPYDVGGQRNLIDLEPGDRGRTVEVRVLEVEQKTIDGRDGETEILDGVFGDETSRLPFTDWDPHDAIEAGTSVRLEDVYVDEFRGVPSVNVTAFTTVEAIPEVAVSDEATAMSVQEAVDAGGVYDVELTGNIIEVRDGSGLIQRCPECGRVVQNDQCRSHGKVDPEDDLRVKAILDDGTDSVTVILGRELTEEVYGGTLTDALEAARDEMDRGVVADDIAETLAGREYRVRGSLSVDEYGANLDATDFEESGGDPASRAERFLAEVGR from the coding sequence ATGAGTCTCGACGACGCTGCCGAGGACCTTGCCTCCAGCCTCGGTGTTGATAAAGCGGAGGTCAAAGAAGACCTAGAAAAGCTCGTCTCCTACTCGGTGCCGATGGACGAGGCCAAACAGAGCCTCAGGCGCAAGTACGGTGACGAAGGCTCGACCGGCGGCGGGGCCGACGACGCCCCGACGACCGACATCGAAGAAATAACGACCGACGACGACCGGGTGACTGTGACCGCCCGCGTGCTCACTGTCGGCAAGCGGTCGATTCGCTACGACGGCGACGACCAGACGATTTTCGAGGGCGAACTCGCCGACGGAACCGGTCGCATCTCCTACACCGCATGGACTGATTTCTCGCTGACACCGGGCGATACCGTCACCGTCGGCAACGCCGGCGTCCGAGAGTGGGACGGCAACCCTGAGTTGAATCTCGGGCAATCGACGACCGTAACGCTCGAAGAGGAGCCGCTTTCCGTCCCTTACGATGTCGGCGGTCAGCGCAACCTCATCGACCTCGAACCCGGCGACCGCGGCCGAACGGTCGAGGTACGCGTTCTGGAGGTCGAGCAGAAGACCATCGACGGCCGGGACGGCGAAACGGAGATTCTCGACGGCGTTTTCGGCGACGAGACATCGCGACTGCCGTTTACTGACTGGGACCCCCACGACGCAATCGAAGCCGGCACATCGGTCAGGCTCGAAGACGTATACGTCGACGAGTTCCGCGGTGTCCCGTCGGTCAACGTCACTGCGTTCACGACCGTCGAGGCAATCCCGGAGGTCGCAGTCAGCGACGAAGCAACGGCGATGTCCGTCCAAGAGGCCGTCGACGCTGGCGGCGTCTACGATGTCGAACTCACGGGCAACATCATCGAGGTCCGTGATGGTTCTGGCCTCATTCAGCGATGCCCGGAGTGTGGCCGCGTTGTCCAAAACGACCAGTGCCGCAGCCACGGAAAAGTCGACCCCGAAGACGACCTGCGGGTCAAGGCCATCCTCGACGACGGCACCGACTCAGTGACGGTCATCCTCGGCCGAGAACTGACCGAGGAGGTCTACGGAGGCACTCTCACGGACGCGCTGGAAGCAGCCCGCGACGAGATGGACCGTGGCGTCGTCGCCGACGACATCGCCGAGACGCTTGCGGGCCGCGAGTACCGCGTCCGGGGGTCGCTGTCGGTCGACGAGTACGGCGCGAACCTCGATGCAACCGACTTCGAGGAAAGCGGCGGTGACCCGGCGAGCCGTGCCGAACGCTTCCTCGCGGAGGTGGGCCGATGA
- a CDS encoding metallophosphoesterase has protein sequence MLEPVFGEPLAVADCGPERVLVVADYHAGIEVGLRADGVELRSAAEKRRKRLLSAIESELVDRCLFLGDLGDSIGSPSRTERAELRELLSAVTDHVPVTVTKGNHDGGIESITEAFDAVNVVDGRGTTIGSVGFCHGHTWPSASVIGADVVVVGHEHPLVRLEDEVGGGRTERVWLRGRIDPAGFPDNDTVGDRLVVCPAFNERSGGTRINERDEFLSPFLPDGLADGDAYLLDGTRLGPYRDV, from the coding sequence ATGCTCGAACCGGTCTTCGGCGAGCCGCTTGCGGTCGCCGACTGCGGCCCTGAGCGAGTGCTCGTCGTCGCCGACTACCACGCCGGTATCGAAGTCGGGCTCCGAGCGGACGGCGTCGAACTCCGGAGTGCGGCCGAAAAGCGCCGCAAGCGGTTGCTGTCGGCAATCGAATCCGAGCTGGTCGACCGCTGTCTCTTCCTCGGCGACCTCGGAGACAGCATCGGGTCGCCATCGCGGACCGAGCGCGCCGAGCTCAGGGAGCTCCTGTCTGCGGTCACCGACCACGTTCCGGTGACGGTGACGAAGGGCAACCACGACGGCGGTATCGAATCGATTACGGAGGCTTTCGACGCCGTGAATGTCGTCGACGGTCGCGGGACGACCATCGGCAGTGTCGGCTTCTGCCACGGCCACACGTGGCCGTCGGCGTCCGTTATCGGGGCCGACGTTGTGGTCGTCGGCCACGAGCATCCGCTCGTTCGCTTAGAAGACGAAGTCGGCGGCGGTCGCACCGAGCGCGTCTGGCTTCGGGGGCGAATCGACCCCGCTGGGTTCCCCGACAACGATACTGTCGGCGACCGGCTTGTCGTCTGTCCGGCGTTCAACGAACGCTCCGGCGGGACCAGAATTAACGAACGCGACGAGTTCCTATCGCCGTTTCTCCCCGATGGGCTGGCTGACGGCGACGCCTACCTGCTCGACGGGACGCGGCTGGGTCCCTACCGGGATGTCTGA